Proteins from a single region of Hordeum vulgare subsp. vulgare chromosome 6H, MorexV3_pseudomolecules_assembly, whole genome shotgun sequence:
- the LOC123402107 gene encoding aquaporin PIP1-1, whose translation MEGKEEDVRLGANRYSERQPIGTAAQGGGDDKDYKEPPPAPLFEPGELKSWSFYRAGIAEFIATFLFLYVTVLTVMGVSKAPSKCATVGVQGIAWSFGGMIFALVYCTAGISGGHINPAVTFGLFLARKLSLTRAIFYIIMQCLGAICGAGVVKGFQQGLYMGNGGGANVVASGYTKGDGLGAEIIGTFVLVYTVFSATDAKRNARDSHVPILAPLPIGFAVFLVHLATIPITGTGINPARSLGAAIIYNRDHAWNDHWIFWVGPFVGAALAAVYHQVIIRAIPFNKSRS comes from the exons atggaggggaaggaggaggacgtGCGGCTGGGCGCCAACAGGTACTCGGAGCGGCAGCCCATCGGGAcggcggcgcagggcggcgggGACGACAAGGACTACAaggagccgccgccggcgccgctcTTCGAGCCCGGGGAGCTCAAGTCCTGGTCCTTCTACCGCGCCGGCATCGCCGAGTTCATCGCCACCTTCCTCTTCCTCTACGTCACCGTGCTCACCGTCATGGGCGTCTCCAAGGCCCCCTCCAAGTGCGCCACCGTCGGCGTCCAGGGCATCGCCTGGTCCTTCGGCGGCATGATCTTCGCGCTCGTCTACTGCACCGCCGGAATCtcag GAGGACACATCAACCCAGCAGTGACTTTTGGGCTGTTCTTGGCCAGGAAGCTGTCCCTGACCAGGGCCATCTTCTACATAATCATGCAATGCCTAGGGGCCATCTGTGGGGCTGGAGTGGTGAAGGGCTTCCAGCAGGGTCTGTACATGGGCAACGGTGGCGGCGCCAATGTAGTTGCCAGTGGCTACACCAAGGGCGATGGCCTTGGTGCCGAGATCATTGGCACCTTCGTCCTGGTCTACACCGTCTTCTCCGCCACTGATGCCAAGAGGAATGCCAGGGACTCGCATGTTCCT ATCCTTGCCCCGCTGCCGATTGGGTTCGCGGTGTTCCTGGTCCACCTGGCCACCATTCCCATCACCGGCACCGGCATCAACCCAGCTAGGAGCCTTGGGGCTGCCATCATCTACAACAGGGACCATGCCTGGAATGACCAT TGGATCTTCTGGGTGGGCCCCTTCGTTGGCGCCGCCCTGGCAGCCGTCTACCACCAGGTGATCATCAGAGCAATTCCGTTCAACAAGAGCAGGTCCTAG